One stretch of Candidatus Thermokryptus mobilis DNA includes these proteins:
- a CDS encoding flavin reductase family protein: protein MKVDPKTLSKSQVYKLLISAVIPRPIALVSTIGENGFVNVAPFSFFGGISSKPPIIYISIDRKRDGDKKDTLKNIEYSGDFVVNIVTENIAEKMNICAVDFPFGVSEAEFAGLTPVASEIVKSPRIAESPINLECKVLKIVELGDSPNSVVFGEVVLFHIKDEVFEDGVVNPMKLKVIGRLGGNFYTRVDNIFEMKRMSYGEFKQIYGLGD, encoded by the coding sequence ATGAAAGTTGATCCAAAGACGCTTTCAAAGTCGCAGGTGTATAAACTTTTGATAAGTGCGGTTATTCCAAGACCAATAGCACTCGTTTCAACAATCGGTGAGAATGGTTTCGTGAATGTTGCTCCTTTTAGTTTTTTTGGCGGTATAAGTTCAAAACCACCGATAATCTATATTTCAATTGATCGTAAAAGAGATGGGGACAAAAAGGATACATTGAAAAACATTGAATATAGTGGTGATTTTGTGGTTAACATTGTAACTGAGAACATAGCGGAGAAGATGAATATATGTGCTGTTGATTTTCCATTCGGTGTTAGTGAAGCGGAGTTTGCTGGCTTAACGCCCGTCGCATCTGAGATTGTGAAATCCCCCAGAATCGCTGAATCGCCGATAAATCTTGAATGTAAAGTTTTAAAAATTGTTGAACTTGGTGATTCGCCCAATTCCGTTGTTTTTGGTGAAGTCGTTTTATTTCATATAAAAGATGAGGTCTTTGAGGATGGAGTTGTGAACCCGATGAAATTAAAAGTTATAGGACGACTTGGTGGAAATTTTTACACAAGGGTTGACAACATTTTTGAGATGAAACGAATGAGTTATGGCGAATTCAAACAAATTTATGGGCTTGGCGATTAA
- a CDS encoding MBL fold metallo-hydrolase, translating into MIIKAFESGPLLTIGYLVIDEKSGYAVVIDAPKDSASVIVEEAKKYDCEILCLINTHGHWDHIADDAEIVRLTSAKVAIHERDARLLEDPKSVVYEIPFRIEGIKPDIILNDGDIIEVGNLNLKVIHTPGHTLGSICLYEEKEKVLFSGDTLFSGTIGRTDLPGGSFEEIIKSIQDKIFVLDDDVVVYPGHGPSTTVGKEKRYNPFFNEIVINKGEEGK; encoded by the coding sequence ATGATAATTAAAGCGTTTGAATCAGGACCTCTTTTAACTATCGGTTACCTTGTTATTGATGAGAAAAGCGGGTATGCGGTTGTGATTGATGCGCCAAAAGATTCAGCTTCAGTTATAGTTGAAGAAGCGAAGAAATATGATTGCGAAATACTTTGCCTTATTAATACACACGGGCACTGGGACCACATCGCAGATGACGCTGAAATTGTCCGCTTGACATCAGCCAAGGTCGCAATCCATGAAAGAGACGCTCGCCTTCTTGAAGACCCTAAATCAGTCGTTTATGAAATTCCTTTCAGGATAGAAGGGATAAAGCCAGATATAATTTTAAATGATGGAGATATAATTGAGGTTGGAAACCTAAATTTAAAGGTGATTCATACGCCAGGTCATACGCTTGGGAGCATTTGTCTATATGAGGAGAAGGAGAAAGTCTTGTTTAGCGGTGACACCTTGTTTTCCGGGACGATCGGCAGGACTGATTTACCAGGTGGTTCGTTTGAGGAGATAATAAAATCAATTCAAGATAAAATTTTCGTCCTTGATGATGATGTCGTTGTTTACCCAGGACATGGACCATCAACAACTGTCGGCAAGGAAAAAAGATATAACCCCTTTTTTAATGAGATCGTTATAAACAAAGGGGAAGAGGGGAAATGA
- a CDS encoding sigma 54-interacting transcriptional regulator, protein MKLPSTIGELKRSGYKVLPVKEELRKNVIQKIKNNEVLFPGIVGYEKTVIPAIINAILSKHDIILLGLRGQAKTKIARMFVNLLDEVIPIIKGCEINDNPYKPLCKRCVDLVKEYGDDVEIEWLPRERRYGEKLATPDVTIADLIGDIDPIKAATQKLYYSHEGVIHWGIIPRTNRGIFVINELPDLQPRIQVGLFNIMQERDIQIRGFNIRIPLDIMIIFTANPEDYTNRGNIITPLKDRIGSQILTHYPRTIEDGIKITEQEAWINRDSGKKVVIPHYFKEIIEQIAFQARTSEFVDQKSGVSARLTISCMENLVSNAERRAIKYDEEIVYPRICDLNFVLPGITGKIELVFEGEQEGSVKVSKALIGKAIREVFRKYFPDPLPKTRYHYEEKGKQQTQSSHQEYAQIIAWFENGNKIEISDEMPIDDFYSELCKVKGLKEVVKKYLKIDESDKYAMATAMEFVLDGLHQFSRIAKDEVDNVSSYKDMVVSIFSSRTREEF, encoded by the coding sequence ATGAAACTTCCATCAACCATAGGCGAGTTAAAAAGGTCTGGATATAAAGTTCTTCCCGTGAAGGAGGAATTGAGGAAAAATGTCATTCAAAAGATAAAGAACAACGAGGTTCTTTTCCCGGGGATTGTTGGGTATGAAAAGACGGTCATTCCTGCTATAATAAATGCAATACTTTCAAAACATGATATCATTTTACTTGGCTTGCGTGGGCAAGCGAAAACAAAAATAGCAAGGATGTTTGTCAATTTGCTTGATGAGGTTATACCGATAATAAAAGGATGTGAGATAAACGATAATCCTTACAAACCGCTTTGTAAAAGATGTGTTGACCTTGTAAAGGAATACGGGGATGATGTTGAAATTGAATGGCTTCCCAGGGAAAGAAGGTATGGTGAAAAACTTGCGACGCCCGATGTGACAATTGCTGACCTGATTGGGGACATTGACCCTATAAAAGCAGCGACGCAAAAACTTTATTATTCTCATGAAGGTGTGATCCATTGGGGTATAATTCCGAGGACAAACCGAGGGATTTTCGTCATAAATGAACTTCCTGATCTTCAACCAAGGATACAGGTTGGTCTGTTCAATATAATGCAGGAGCGCGATATTCAAATAAGAGGTTTCAATATAAGGATACCGCTTGACATAATGATAATTTTTACGGCAAATCCAGAGGATTACACCAACCGTGGAAATATAATCACTCCGCTGAAGGACAGAATCGGCTCTCAAATTTTAACTCACTATCCAAGAACAATTGAAGATGGGATCAAGATAACTGAGCAGGAGGCATGGATAAATAGGGATTCGGGTAAGAAAGTTGTGATACCACATTATTTCAAAGAGATAATAGAGCAGATCGCCTTTCAAGCCAGGACGAGTGAATTTGTAGATCAAAAATCGGGTGTTAGCGCAAGATTAACGATTTCGTGCATGGAAAATCTTGTTAGCAACGCTGAAAGGAGAGCGATAAAGTATGATGAGGAGATCGTTTATCCGAGGATTTGTGATTTGAATTTCGTTTTACCTGGGATAACGGGGAAGATAGAGCTTGTGTTTGAGGGCGAGCAGGAGGGAAGTGTTAAGGTGAGTAAAGCGTTGATAGGGAAGGCAATACGGGAAGTTTTCAGGAAATATTTCCCAGACCCTCTGCCGAAGACAAGGTATCACTATGAGGAAAAAGGAAAACAGCAAACGCAGTCAAGCCATCAAGAGTATGCTCAAATAATAGCTTGGTTTGAAAATGGGAATAAAATTGAAATTTCAGATGAGATGCCTATAGATGATTTTTATTCTGAACTTTGCAAAGTTAAGGGTTTGAAGGAAGTCGTGAAGAAGTATTTGAAAATTGATGAAAGCGATAAATATGCGATGGCTACGGCGATGGAATTTGTTCTTGATGGATTGCATCAATTTTCAAGGATAGCGAAGGATGAGGTTGACAATGTGAGCTCTTATAAAGATATGGTTGTTAGCATTTTTTCAAGCAGGACGAGGGAGGAATTTTAA
- the waaF gene encoding lipopolysaccharide heptosyltransferase II — protein MDKILIIRLSSIGDIVLSSTLIRLLRKKFPNAKINFVVKKEFSELLKFNPYLTNVIEFDASKGFKELLKLKKQILKERYELIIDIHNNLRSIFLRTFSGAKVVKINKRIFKRFLLVKFKINLYKNAIPVVERYIEPVQQFSIKNDNQGVELFVPNDAIESAKSKTAFSNSNIYIAIAPSAKHETKRWLAERFAELGDKLTEKFNAKIILLGASEDTERCNKVENMMKHKPINLCGKTTLLESAAILSLCKLLVTNDSGLMHIGSAMKTKIVAIFGSTVKEFGFFPYGTESIVIEKPVKCRPCSHIGRDKCPKGHFKCMMDIEVEEVFQACVKLLKPELGQSSG, from the coding sequence ATGGATAAAATTTTAATCATAAGGTTAAGCTCAATCGGTGACATCGTCCTATCAAGCACACTTATAAGATTACTTCGCAAAAAATTTCCAAACGCAAAAATTAATTTCGTAGTCAAAAAGGAATTTTCAGAACTCCTGAAATTTAACCCTTATTTGACGAATGTTATTGAGTTTGATGCCAGCAAAGGTTTCAAAGAGCTGTTGAAATTAAAGAAGCAAATTTTAAAAGAAAGGTATGAGCTTATAATTGACATTCACAACAATTTAAGAAGCATTTTTCTTAGAACTTTTTCAGGTGCGAAGGTTGTGAAGATAAACAAGCGAATCTTCAAAAGATTTCTACTTGTAAAATTTAAAATCAATTTATACAAAAATGCAATTCCTGTCGTAGAAAGATACATTGAACCTGTCCAACAATTTTCTATCAAAAATGATAACCAAGGCGTTGAGCTTTTTGTTCCTAATGATGCGATTGAATCAGCAAAATCTAAAACTGCTTTTTCAAACTCAAATATTTACATCGCTATTGCGCCCTCAGCTAAACATGAAACAAAAAGATGGCTTGCTGAAAGATTCGCAGAGCTCGGAGATAAGCTTACAGAAAAGTTTAACGCCAAAATAATTTTGCTTGGAGCTTCTGAAGATACTGAAAGATGCAACAAGGTTGAAAATATGATGAAACATAAACCAATAAATCTATGTGGCAAGACGACACTACTTGAATCAGCTGCAATACTATCGCTGTGCAAGCTACTCGTCACAAATGATTCTGGGCTTATGCATATCGGTTCGGCCATGAAGACAAAAATAGTTGCAATCTTTGGTTCAACAGTCAAAGAATTTGGCTTCTTCCCGTATGGGACAGAAAGCATAGTTATTGAAAAACCCGTCAAATGCAGACCCTGCTCACATATTGGAAGGGATAAGTGTCCAAAGGGACACTTCAAGTGTATGATGGATATTGAAGTTGAAGAAGTATTTCAAGCGTGCGTGAAATTATT